One region of Armigeres subalbatus isolate Guangzhou_Male chromosome 3, GZ_Asu_2, whole genome shotgun sequence genomic DNA includes:
- the LOC134226161 gene encoding WSCD family member AAEL009094, which translates to MALRGWRLFGLAGTILVYIGGILFLSFVSLQSPQQKRNHARGYGEFETLRNRDLGLLGKKPPLQWCTELRYMDSPPPSPKAYKLLQTFPGHFVKKFQPIQQFRKGEPLHDPQLQPPQRHNDVSIKHSPQRSATAAEFHSSSQWPNSNSNKFDTNKITTSDRIVNDGHQKSSSNNGRELTALVSFPGSGNTWLRYLLQQSTGVLTGSVYKDYGLLKSGFPAENVANSSVLVVKTHEWGPQAWAVYGKAILLVRDPEKAILAEFNRQSGGHVGFASPDRYRRTKGRYWTQFVKNKLWAWEQTNLSWAKNFTGEVKLIFYDDLVENVEGTLRSILKFLKFPINDELLACALMRKEGIYRRKKRILQFDPYSPAMHVAIDEKRAEVYAALGRFRSY; encoded by the exons ATGGCACTGCGCGGTTGGCGACTCTTTGGGTTGGCCGGTACCATTCTGGTGTACATCGGCGGTATTCTGTTTCTGTCCTTCGTCAGCCTACAGAGTCCGCAGCAGAAGCGTAACCATGCACGGGGGTATGGCGAGTTCGAAACCCTCCGAAACAGGGACCTGGGACTGCTGGGCAAGAAACCACCCCTGCAATGGTGCACCGAGCTCCGCTACATGGATAGCCCTCCACCCTCACCGAAGGCCTACAAGCTGCTGCAAACCTTCCCTGGGCATTTCGTGAAAAAGTTCCAACCGATCCAACAGTTTAGAAAAGGTGAACCACTTCACGATCCCCAGCTGCAACCACCACAACGGCACAACGATGTCAGCATCAAACACAGCCCGCAACGGTCAGCCACGGCGGCTGAGTTCCATTCGTCTTCGCAATGGCCTAATAGTAACAGCAACAAATTTGATACCAATAAGATAACAACTAGTGATAGAATAGTAAACGATGGGCACCAGAAGTCTTCCAGCAACAACGGACGGGAACTGACGGCGCTGGTGTCTTTTCCCGGTAGCGGGAACACGTGGCTGCGGTATCTGCTGCAGCAATCCACGG GTGTTCTGACCGGAAGTGTGTACAAAGATTATGGCCTACTTAAAAGTGGTTTTCCGGCAGAAAATGTTGCTAATTCATCG GTCTTGGTAGTAAAAACGCACGAATGGGGTCCACAGGCATGGGCCGTATACGGAAAAGCTATCCTGCTGGTCAGAGACCCTGAAAAAGCAATATTAGCCGAGTTTAACCGCCAGAGTGGTGGCCACGTAGGATTTGCCTCGCCCGACCGATACCGACGAACCAAGGGTCGGT ATTGGACGCAATttgttaaaaacaaactatGGGCCTGGGAGCAGACCAACCTGTCCTGGGCGAAAAATTTTACCGGTGAAGTGAAACTAATCTTCTATGATGATCTGGTGGAGAACGTCGAGGGAACATTACGGAGTATCCTTAAGTTTCTCAAGTTCCCAATCAACGAT GAGCTTCTAGCATGTGCATTGATGCGCAAAGAAGGAATCTACCGGAGGAAGAAGCGAATCTTGCAGTTCGACCCTTACAGTCCAGCCATGCACGTAGCGATTGATGAGAAACGGGCCGAAGTGTACGCCGCCCTGGGACGGTTCCGATCCTACTAA